In a single window of the Desulfobacterales bacterium genome:
- a CDS encoding DUF2914 domain-containing protein, whose protein sequence is MKTKVSFSSVVIWLMCVSFLIPAASAQQTEKLDVVAAAICERVEDREAVNVGSQFTNSTPRLYCFTKVVGAATPTEVVHVWSYGDVERARVPLAVNGDSWRTYSSKAIQAHEIGSWRVDVLDMSGNLLETLNFEITQ, encoded by the coding sequence ATGAAAACCAAAGTTTCTTTTTCCAGTGTTGTCATTTGGCTAATGTGTGTGTCTTTTTTGATTCCGGCAGCCAGCGCCCAGCAAACGGAAAAACTTGACGTTGTGGCCGCTGCCATCTGTGAAAGAGTTGAAGATCGTGAAGCCGTTAACGTCGGATCCCAATTTACCAATTCGACACCGCGGCTGTACTGCTTTACCAAAGTTGTCGGTGCCGCAACACCCACCGAGGTCGTGCATGTCTGGAGTTATGGCGATGTCGAGCGCGCCCGAGTGCCTCTGGCCGTAAACGGAGACTCATGGCGCACTTACAGCTCAAAAGCCATTCAGGCGCATGAGATTGGCTCATGGCGTGTGGATGTGCTGGACATGTCTGGCAACCTGCTGGAAACACTCAATTTTGAAATCACCCAGTAA